A genomic window from Halorubrum trapanicum includes:
- a CDS encoding zinc ribbon domain-containing protein: MPSEDDETTYSMFGNDAANELGRPADDDRVDPDAAGLGDGEDGCPKCGDTETETDEIATSGTGLTKMFDVQNRKFVVVSCAECGYSELYKGQSSGNAIDFFLG; the protein is encoded by the coding sequence ATGCCCTCCGAAGACGACGAGACGACGTACTCGATGTTCGGCAACGACGCGGCCAACGAGTTGGGCCGACCCGCGGACGACGACCGCGTAGACCCAGACGCGGCGGGGCTCGGCGACGGCGAGGACGGCTGTCCGAAGTGCGGCGACACCGAGACGGAGACCGACGAGATCGCCACCAGCGGCACGGGCCTCACCAAGATGTTCGACGTCCAGAACCGGAAGTTCGTCGTCGTCTCCTGCGCAGAGTGCGGCTACTCCGAGCTGTACAAGGGGCAGTCGTCCGGGAACGCGATCGACTTCTTCCTCGGGTGA
- the purB gene encoding adenylosuccinate lyase codes for MTDDSEPAADDSEPTGDDAIAGLSRSDPLAAVSPLDGRYAGRTAPLSPYASEAALMRARTRVEVEYLIALAGLDATPVGFDEATETALRGVYRDFDAEDARLIKALETEGGAGYDATNHDVKAVEYFLRVRLAEVADGGADGDAAAPLDDAESLFPWIHFGLTSEDVNNLAHRLLVKRAVSEVIVPAVREVRDALVELAHEHRATPMLARTHGQPATPTTFGKEMAVYAARLGRALGRIVVANEDLSGKLAGASGTFAAHEAAYPDVDWRAFSESFVRDLDLEHTALATQVNPCDDLAALFDALRGVNDVLLDLDLDAWLYVSDRYLGQEAVEGETGSSTMPHKVNPIDFENSEGNLSKANSDLTFLADYVTTSRLQRDLSDSTVKRNVGAALAHCLIGYSKAADGLAKVVPNEAVMREELDATPEVIGEAVQTVLRREGDTEAYERVKALSRGRSVTLDDFRDLFDDLDVDEAVRAELKALTPAGYTGVAEELVDEIDA; via the coding sequence ATGACCGACGACTCCGAACCGGCGGCCGACGACTCCGAACCGACGGGCGACGACGCCATCGCCGGCCTGTCGCGCTCGGACCCGCTCGCAGCCGTCTCCCCCCTCGACGGGCGGTACGCCGGCCGGACGGCACCGCTGTCCCCGTACGCGAGCGAGGCCGCGCTGATGCGCGCCCGGACTCGCGTCGAGGTCGAGTACCTGATCGCGCTGGCGGGCCTCGACGCGACCCCTGTCGGCTTCGACGAGGCGACCGAGACCGCGCTGCGCGGCGTCTACAGGGATTTCGACGCCGAGGACGCGCGGCTGATCAAGGCGCTGGAGACCGAGGGCGGCGCGGGGTACGACGCGACCAACCACGACGTGAAGGCGGTCGAGTACTTCCTCCGCGTCCGGCTGGCGGAGGTCGCCGATGGCGGGGCGGACGGGGACGCCGCCGCCCCGCTCGACGACGCCGAGTCGCTGTTCCCGTGGATCCACTTCGGGCTCACCAGCGAGGACGTGAACAACCTCGCGCACCGGCTCCTCGTCAAGCGCGCGGTGAGCGAGGTGATCGTTCCCGCGGTCCGCGAGGTGCGCGACGCCCTCGTCGAACTGGCGCACGAACACCGAGCCACGCCGATGCTGGCGCGCACGCACGGCCAGCCCGCGACGCCGACCACGTTCGGCAAGGAGATGGCGGTGTACGCGGCGCGGCTCGGCCGCGCGCTCGGGCGGATCGTCGTCGCGAACGAGGACCTCTCCGGCAAGCTCGCGGGCGCCTCCGGCACCTTCGCCGCCCACGAGGCCGCCTACCCCGACGTCGACTGGCGGGCGTTCTCGGAGTCGTTCGTCCGTGACCTCGACCTCGAACACACCGCGCTCGCGACGCAGGTGAACCCCTGCGACGACCTCGCGGCGCTGTTCGACGCGCTTCGCGGCGTCAACGACGTCCTCCTCGATCTGGACCTCGACGCGTGGCTGTACGTCTCCGACCGCTACCTCGGGCAGGAGGCCGTCGAGGGCGAGACGGGGTCGTCGACGATGCCCCACAAGGTGAACCCGATCGACTTCGAGAACAGCGAGGGGAACCTCTCGAAGGCGAACTCGGACCTGACGTTCCTCGCCGACTACGTGACGACCTCGCGGCTCCAGCGCGACCTCTCCGACTCCACGGTCAAGCGCAACGTCGGCGCCGCCTTAGCGCACTGCCTGATCGGCTACTCGAAGGCCGCGGACGGCCTCGCCAAGGTCGTCCCGAACGAGGCGGTCATGCGCGAGGAGCTGGACGCGACCCCCGAGGTTATCGGCGAGGCGGTCCAGACGGTCCTGCGCCGCGAGGGCGACACCGAGGCGTACGAGCGCGTGAAGGCGCTCTCGCGCGGCCGGTCGGTGACGCTCGACGACTTCCGCGACCTCTTCGACGACCTCGACGTCGACGAGGCGGTCCGCGCGGAGCTGAAGGCACTGACGCCGGCCGGCTACACCGGCGTCGCCGAGGAGCTCGTCGACGAGATCGACGCATAG